Genomic window (Streptomyces sp. TG1A-60):
GGAGGCCGACACCCTCGCGGTGCTCCCGGACTCCTCGTACGCCGGCGTCTACCAGGTCGTCGTCGACGACTGCCGCGCCAACGGCGCCTACGACCCGTCGACCATGGGCTCGGTCCCGAACGTCGGCCTCATGGCGCAGAAGGCCGAGGAGTACGGCTCCCACGACAAGACCTTCGAGATCCCGACCACCGGCACGGTCCGCCTCGTCGACCAGACCGGCAACGTGGTGATCGAGCAGACCGTCTCCGCCGGCGACATCTTCCGCGCCTGCCAGACCAAGGACGACCCGATCCGCGACTGGGTGAAACTGGCCGTCACCCGCGCCCGCGCCACCGGCGACCCGGCGGTGTTCTGGCTGGACGAGACCCGCGCCCACGACGCCAACCTGATCGCCAAGGTCGACGCGTACCTGGCGGAGCACGACACCGAGGGCCTGGACATCCGTGTCCTCGCCCCGGTCGAGGCCACCAAGCTGTCGGTGGAGCGCATCCGACGCGGCGAGAACACCATCTCGGTGACCGGCAACGTCCTGCGTGACTACCTCACCGACCTCTTCCCGATCCTGGAACTGGGCACCAGCGCCAAGATGCTGTCGGTGGTCCCGCTGATGGCGGGCGGCGGCCTCTTCGAGACGGGTGCCGGCGGCTCCGCCCCGAAGCACGTCCAGCAGCTGGTCAAGGAGAACTACCTGCGCTGGGACTCCCTCGGTGAGTTCTTCGCCCTGGTCCCGTCCCTGGAGCAGTACGCGACGGTCACCGGCAACACCCGCGCCAAGGTCCTCGCCGACGCCCTCGACCGCGCCACCGCCACCTTCCTCAACGAGGACAAGTCCCCGTCCCGTCGTGTCGGTGGCATCGACAACCGCGGCAGCCACTTCTACCTGTCCCTGTACTGGGCCCAGGAGCTGGCCAGGCAGACCGATGACGCCGACCTGGCGAAGGCCTTCGCCCCGCTCGCCGAGACCCTCACGGCGAACGAGCAGAAGATCGTCGACGAGCTGGTCGCCGTCCAGGGCAAGCCGGCCGACATCGGCGGCTACTACCAGCCCGACCCCGCCAAGGCCGCCGCGGTCATGCGCCCGTCGGCCACGTGGAACGAGGCCCTGGCGAACTTCGCCTGATCCTCGCCGCACACCCCTGCGGGCCGACCGGTCCGCACAGCACCGCCCCGGCCGGGGTCGCTCCCGGCCGGGGCGGTGTGCTTCGAAGGGGCGGTGGCCCCTGACGGCGGTTGCACCAGAATACGTCGCAGACCACCGATGCAGCGAGGAGCGACAGCGTGAGTACAGCCGGCGACATCGCGAACACGGCCGGAGCGGCACCGGGACCCAGCCTGCTCCTCGACGACCAGCTCTGCTTCGCCCTGTACGCCGCCTCACGCGCGGTCACGGCCCGGTACCGCCCGCTGCTCGACGAGCTGGGGCTGACCTATCCGCAGTACCTGGTCATGCTGGTCCTCTGGGAACAGGACTCGATCTCCGTACGCGACCTGGGGGCCGCGCTCCACCTGGAGTCCAGCACCCTCTCCCCGCTCCTGAAGCGCCTGGAGGCCGGTGGGCTGCTCCGCCGCGAACGCCGTCAGGACGACGAGCGCTCCGTCGCCATCCTCCTCACCGCATCCGGGGCCCAGCTCAAGGACCGGGCCCGGAACGTCCCCGTGGACATCGGCCAGGCCCTGGGGCTGACCCCCGAACAGCACACCATGGCCCAGCAGTTGCTGCGCCTGCTCACAGCGAACGTGGATCAGGGCTGACCGGCAGGGGACGCTCGCGGACCCGGCGGACCTCGTCACCACGGTTCGGTGCGCGGCGTCGAGTCTGACCCCGCTGCTCCTCCGCCAGCTCCAGCTCCACCGCCCCCGGTCTCCCGCGCCATCTCGTCCAGCGCCTTCAGACGTGCGGGGGCGCCCCGGTGGTCGCACTCCGGCCGCAGCCTGTCCGGCCGTGCGTAACCGCCCGTGAGCAGCGGTGAGCAGCGGTGAGCAGCGGTGAGCAGGCTACGAGGGTGAGGTCGGCTCGTGGCCTCCTGATAGCCCAGCCGTTCGGCGGTGGTGGCCCCGAGGGTGCCGTCCGCCCAGATGGCGCTGGGCGGGTCGGTGCGCGGGCACAGACAGCTGTGGTGGTACTGGTGCCAGCACCTCGTGGCCCGGCTGCCCGGCCACGAGGTGCTGGGCGCGGGCCCGCTCCACCC
Coding sequences:
- a CDS encoding NADP-dependent isocitrate dehydrogenase, which codes for MTDSTIIYTHTDEAPALATHSFLPVIKAYASQAGVSVETRDISLAGRIIAVFPEYLEEGRRIPDALSELGELAKTPEANIIKLPNISASIPQLKAAVAELRSQGYTLPDYPDDPKTDEEREIQARYDKVKGSAVNPVLREGNSDRRAPASVKNYAKTHPHRMGAWSADSKTNVATMGENDFRSTEKSAVISEAGALKIELVGDDGSTTVLRESVPVLAGEVVDASVMRVAALREFLTAQVAKAKAEGVLFSVHLKATMMKVSDPIVFGHVVRAFFPKTFAKYGETLAAAGLSPNDGLGGIYKGLQALPEGAEIKASFDAELAEGPELAMVDSDKGITNLHVPSDVIVDASMPAMIRTSGHMWGPDGQEADTLAVLPDSSYAGVYQVVVDDCRANGAYDPSTMGSVPNVGLMAQKAEEYGSHDKTFEIPTTGTVRLVDQTGNVVIEQTVSAGDIFRACQTKDDPIRDWVKLAVTRARATGDPAVFWLDETRAHDANLIAKVDAYLAEHDTEGLDIRVLAPVEATKLSVERIRRGENTISVTGNVLRDYLTDLFPILELGTSAKMLSVVPLMAGGGLFETGAGGSAPKHVQQLVKENYLRWDSLGEFFALVPSLEQYATVTGNTRAKVLADALDRATATFLNEDKSPSRRVGGIDNRGSHFYLSLYWAQELARQTDDADLAKAFAPLAETLTANEQKIVDELVAVQGKPADIGGYYQPDPAKAAAVMRPSATWNEALANFA
- a CDS encoding MarR family transcriptional regulator gives rise to the protein MSTAGDIANTAGAAPGPSLLLDDQLCFALYAASRAVTARYRPLLDELGLTYPQYLVMLVLWEQDSISVRDLGAALHLESSTLSPLLKRLEAGGLLRRERRQDDERSVAILLTASGAQLKDRARNVPVDIGQALGLTPEQHTMAQQLLRLLTANVDQG